The Haliaeetus albicilla chromosome 4, bHalAlb1.1, whole genome shotgun sequence genomic sequence aaaaagaacACCAAATCCATGATGCAAGGAAGTAACCAACAACAGGCTGGCTCCTTATCAGCTGACAGAGGTGAATCTTGTATCCTTGTTTTTAGCTGTTAATTGTGCCAAGTCCTACGACCAGGTTCTCAGTTGATGCCAGTATCAAGGGAGTTATATCTTCTTACACTAGCCAAAGTGCTGGCCACTAACTTATGGCATAAATTACAGACATATGTGATTTACACCATTTTCATTTAAACCCTGTGAAAATACAAGCCCATCCCTCTGCTTCTAAAATAATTCAAGACAGAAATAATTGATATTGGCTGATAGATATctagtgaaatgaaaatattttatactgtCATTTCAAGTGTTTTGTTGAAAATGTGACGAAAAATACAAGCTATCTATTAGCAAGCCAGTTCCTTTGAAAAGAAACCATTACTTTTTTATGGAGAGACAATTCAGCTGAAATGCCACAAATCTTTCAATGACAAAACCATCAGTATTATTTTTCTGACATATTTGTTGTTTAACTCAGCTCTGTGCATTGGCagtaaaaaatatattcatttgtTTCACATGAAAACCTTTTAATACAGAGGTAATCTTTAGGGCAATGCTTGTCTTCAGAAAGCTGGTTAGATGATTTAGctttcttaaatgaaaatttcagctAGATTTAAACTCTGGATTCTACAGAAATCAGTCAGCTACTATTCTGTTAAACCTTCCTTTCcatggaaaagggaaagatgaAGTTCTGTCTTCTaagctctgctttttctttcgGTAACGAATGATACAAAGCAGACTGCATCTCCCTACCAGTGTGTTTATCCCCGTGTGcactgaaagcagagctgagatGAGACAGGAACTGCTTATACAGACACCGCCAACACACCATTCCCAAATAAATTAATGAGCTGAATTCAAAATTGTCTCAAGCAGTGTAATTTACTGGCTGCACCCGGTGTGAAGACAATCTCTTTGTGGGCTCTCTGGAAGGGAATCATGCTGCTAGTTTACGTGACAAGTTAGAAGACTTCTGCCAAGGGCTgtgccccctcctccccaccactaATACCTTTTGGACAGAGAAAGGCTCTTTCGCAGGACAACGTAGAACTGAGTTCCGATGCACAAACTCAGCCTCTGAAATATCCGCTTCCCTCTGCCGATTAGGTGTGCAAGCCAAGCCACTCTGCCTGTTCTACCCTAAGAGCTCAAGTCCCAACAAGCATCTAATCCCACCTCTGATAAACAAGTGAAAAGGCCCTAGCCTGAAACTTATGCAATCAGGCAAGGGGAATAACCCCCTGCATCCCTGTTTCTCCTTACCTCTTTAATATTTAGCCATCTAAGGatacaaaacacacaaacaaatgaAGACTAAGGGGACTCATGCTTAAATAATATATATCAAAAGATTCAATGAAATGAAGGTTCATCTTGAATACTGGGAGATTCCGTAATTAGACAGAAAAGACGATAAAAGGCTCCCACCCCCTGGGTCTCTTTATAAAGATTAGAGAGGGAGAGACAAGTACGTGTTCAGACTAATGGAAGAATACCTTACCAGCACTTCAATCATTGCAGGGTATTTCATGTGTCCATGTCTCAGGATAAATGGGACTGTTTAAAATTGGTTAATTTCCTAGTGATCCAGGCAAGGAGGGAGATGATAAAAGAGCCCAAACCTCTCGCAGGAGGTATGAATGAGCAATTAAGTgttaaaaatagataaataaatatttacattcccATATCAAAGAGTAACAAGAACAGCACTATAACACACCGTGCtaaggcagaggagagagatcAGCCTCCCTCGTGGAAGATACCAGTACCTGAAGGGGTGGTACCTCTTTGTGGTACAACCTGTTCCTAAAATGCACTGGATCTAGGAAAACAGTTGAGCTGTACTACTTTTCTGCATGTCTTTTAATTTGCCTGACGCTTATGCATAATGCATTAACCCTGTCTTTGAGCTACTTTCAAACAGTTCGTTCAAAAAAATTTGACCGAGTCGCTAAGGCCAGTCTCTTCTAGAGGAAGACAGAACACGTTAGTTATGTTTTTGCCCGGTCTGGTGCTGCAATGGCAAAACGAGATGGTGACCTAAAAGCCAGCCAAGCACCGCTCTCCACTGGGGTGTCCTCCCCACGGCAGCGGTCCCAGCGCCGGGCAGCGAGCGAGCGCAGCCTCAGCTCCGCAGAACCACGAACGGGCAGGTTGACATTCGCCGTGGAAAAAGCTCGTTTCAGGTAGTTACGAGACATTGCCGAGGCAGCGTTTTCCATCATGGACGTTGTGCCCTGGCTTGTTTGAACTGGTTGTTTAGTACgttcttttggtttgttttggttttaatttaaggAGGAAATTCGAGGCAAGAGTCCAGGGATTAGCATTGATAATGCTGCAGTTTGTAACAACGCTAAGGCTTTTACTGTTAGAACCCTTTGGTGCCAAGTACTACATGAAGCAGAAATTTAAAGCAAGTCCCGCCTCAAAAAGTTTGCAATCTCCTTCCTTTATTCCAAAGCAAACTGAACCAGGTGTGGGAGCCTGCTGGGAAATCCAAAAACTGTGGGCACAGACTTCACTGTGGGCTGCACCTGTGTTCGTAGGTGGAGTGCAACGAAGGCATAAAACGAGCGCTTGTAAATTATGAGAGATAACAACGCCCAATGCCTTTGCGCCACTTAAGTCAAAGGAGTTTTGTCATTGAGATAGAAGTTTTTTAGTCACGCGATCACAGGATaacaaataacaataaaagaacAGTCCAAAGAGTAGATAACGCCAGTCTTGCCATCTGCTTCCTGCTCCCACCGTCCCTGCCACCACCTAATTCCAGTGGGAACAGAACCAGGACAGAGTGGACTTTTTCTTCTATTCACAGGCTTTACTGTTCCCCAAAGTTTTGTGCACACCCAAGTTAAAGAGAAACCAGAGGCCTAGTTTCTCAGCCCCTGGAAGTATTAAGCCTTTGTATGGTTTCCGTAGGTCTGGAGCCAGTGGTATGGGTATCAATATCCCAAATGCTATTTACGGAAGTAGTCATGAGCTGTTGGGGAAGCAAGCACCAGACTCACAATTCCTATGAGTTACCAGCTGAGAAATTAGACCATGAACAGAACTTTCTTGCTAAGACTAAGATAACGGATAATAAATCCAGCAATGGTTTTGAGGATGATGACGTCATTACATCAGACACCACTTCTGAAACCGTACAGTTTGCCCTTTCGAAGTCCTTTACCACCAACcatattcaaaataaaatttcccaTTACTGGCCATTCTTTCATTCATATCCAAAAGTGATTCAAGTTCCAAACCGATCATGTCCTTCATCTCATTTATGCACTATAATGTCATTGATCTGTTTTGAGAACATTTAAACAATGTGAAGATTGATCAGATAGAAATTGCTCACAtaccacatttttttccaccagcaCCACAGCATATGACAGTCTAGTATCAGTCTTGTATCAGGCAAGACCCTGAACAAGTTTTGCTACTTCAGTTAAACACATTATAAAGCGCAGTGTTGGACCTCTGGGCCTATATCTCTGTCAGGGTGAGCTGCTTTGAAGCATCTTTATGCTTTAGAACATGATTGCAGACTGCACCAGAGAATTGACTGTGCTATACGTAGAACATCAAAGACCTGAAATACGGACAAAGCATGGGGATGGTGGGGAAAAGTCATGGAGTCTCATTTTGccttgcaaaagaaaagtttttgcTATGTATTATACAGTGAAACCTCTTGACAGAGGAAGATCTGGAAGTGGTGTTTTCAGTTTAGTTTTATCATTCCTAGAAGGCCAAGAAGTTAAAGTTCTTCACAACTTCTAATGCTAGATACGAGCTCTGACATTCTCCTCCACAAATAGCCCAGCAGCACTTACTAGTTAGGCAGATCCCATTAActttgtactgaaaaaaaaattattatccCCTACAGATTCACCAGCTTTTGAGCCCTGGGGTCTGAGAATAAGTAACAGAATGATTGCAAGCCTGATGTGATTAGTTACCAATTTGAAGCAGGGTGTTTCCCATTCCTCCCCCTTCAGTTATTGTCACCACAGTTTATGTGTGCCATTCCACTTTGTAGCTGCCTCTCAGGGGGACCtcagagctgtcagagctgTCACATCCCGGGCTTGTCAAAATTCCTACAGGCTTTAACAGTTGAAATAATATCTATTTCAATATACGGTGTATGGCTAACACTTTTTAGGAGGCTCTTCTTGCCCTTCTCCCTTTGTACCTCCACACCTCTCTAGACCTTGCAGTCTATCAGAATCTCCCATAGCCACCCCCAGCTTTCCATCTGAATAGCTGGAATGATTTGTGCTCAGCTTTGGGCAGAACTGAGACTCACCTAGACAAGATATCTGAGAAAGTCCTGCGAAGCAGAGGCCTGTCAGGTGAGAGAATGCCATTTAGCATTGACAGACTAGGGCTGGTTGGagtgtattttattatatttccaCTTAATCTACCATGGTACCTGCCACCACGTTACATTAGCAATAATTTCTGAATTGTTTTCAGACAATGCCCCTAGCGATGGCTACAAAACCAATTGAAGCGGTCCCTTACcttacagtattttcttccGTAACAGCTGTCTTTCTGGATGTGGATTTTATGAGGAAGGTCCCAGATCATCTGAAGTTTCTCCATTTCCAATTTTGCAGCTACTTCTACCAACTCTGAAGCAGAGCTTGACAAAGCCAAGTCTAATGAGAAGAGAACACAGGGTAAGGCATGCCCTCAAGAAAAACAGCCAGAAGAAAAGATACCAAAAGTACCAATGGGACAAGGACCATATTTTTATATCAGCGGATCTAATGGAGCTGGGCTGTAAGTAGGTCCTCTCAGCAGACTGACAGGTACAGTAGTATAACCATATATGAAGTCATGCAATGTTATCCATTGGCctcaaataattttcctttgatTTGCTGGCTTTTTGGAGTGGTACACCTGGGAAACTGTTTAAAGGTAAATTAAATAGAAAGTATCCACTGGAAGGCCACCAGTGGTAAAGAAGCCGTCTACTATATCTTTGCAAAGTAACAAAATACTTGTATTTGCTTACTGAAAGTTTCTCCGGTTCTTCATCAGTAGAGCTAGGAACCACTGTTGTTGATCAACGTTCTGGCGTGCTAAATGTAAAACAAGCGAAAAGTAAGAGATTTCTGCCCAAGAAAAATTGTCAGATCAGAAGTTCCATTCATTCCTTTCTGAATTCTTTCCAGCACATTGGCATTCTTCTCTAGAAGTTGTCACCAGCAAGCATCACAGAATCTCTGCAGCAAATAGCACTTTCCTTGCTATCTTTTCATAGTTTTGTCtacaaacagctttttctaGTGCTACTTGTCATCTCTCCCTAAACTCCTCAGGGGAGAGGCTCCTTATTAAGACTGGACCCTGAACATTTCCATTCCATGGGTACCAGTTGCATCCTAATTGGAAAAGCCCTGCTGAAATGGTAAAAGTTCTCATTAGAGCTGCTGAATCATAATGCTCTTAGCATCCTCAGTTACTCCCCCCACCCTCTCAAGTTCAGACCAGCAGGTCCACTAGGGCCATTCTAATTAATGCTTCCCATCTTATCCCCCACCCAGGGGTTTCTGGGCATGTTAGGTCAGGCTCCCAGAGAAAATTATTAGGAGTTCAAGGGATATGAGCTAACAATTTGTTAATAGAAGGGAGGCtacttttctattttgttttccttatgcAGTGTGAGCATCTATTGCCAGAGTAGAGGCTGGCAGCGTATCTATGACAACGGAAGAGAGGATTATGCACTGAAATGGTGTGAAATCAAGTGCCGAGAGACCTATTACCATTTCAAAGAAGGTAGAGATGCCTGTGGGCCTTGAGTGGGAGAGGGTGGTGGGAAAAACTTGAGAATGCTGGACTTGTGACTCCCAGGACAGAGGAGGTCACTTGGGGGTAGGGGAAACAGGTAACCTCAACTTCTTGGCAGACCTCAGCGGGGACATCAGAGCTGGTTTGCCGTGGTGATGAAAGAAAGGGCTTTAGACAAGAAAACAGCTTTGGGAGAAAAGATACCATTGAAATGAACTTAGTGAAATGAGCAGTACAGAGATTTAAACACCACGCTCCCCACAGTGGAggtgaggagaggagaaaaggaagggtGCACTTACAGAGAGAAGTAAAGTAAGCTCAAGATGGGTCACCCCACAAAACCCAGGCCCAGCTATCTCTATCTAGGGAGAAAAGAGTCACTAAAAGCCAAACTACTCCACTGTCTCAGCAAGCAACTTTCTGAACTGCACTCTCATCAGTGCATCCTGACTTCACAGGGTCCAGCCAGCTTTCCCACCAGAAAAGCATAAAATCAAGGACTCCCACAACAATGCCTCTGGCTGGCACCCTCAGAGAGGTACTTTgcataacaaacaaaaaactcccTAAGCACAGCCCCTGAGGCAATTCCTTTACTTCTGGGAGCTGGTCAAGACCTGTGCCCTGGCAAGCCTGAGCATCACGGCACAGAGCTGCGGGCTTTCCTGTGGCCAAGGCATTGTGTTATCGCTTCCCTACCAGTCCACGTAcagcagctgcctttcccctccTGCCAGCTCTGATGGCAATTTGGTGGCTATTTGTCAGGCTGTACCATTACAGCAGTCGGTCTAATATACAGCGGTGCAGATAGGCTACGTTTCAATGCAATTCTGCAGCTGGAATGGTACGATGGCAGTGACACCTCTGGAGCGAGCAAGGGATGCACAATTTCATGAAGTCCCATCGGGACTGTTTGTTCCACTACGACGTTGGACAGAAATACATTTACAGCAAGTGTTTTCACTGCTCTGTGAGTTGTCACTACTGCCTTAAAGCAAATTGGTGAAAGTCAACAGTGACAAAGTCAGCTTCATCCTCCACATTCTGCTGCATGGGACAATGAGGGTAAGcgcttttttgttttctcatacAGGTGAACAGCTTCTCTACCAGATTCCCAACAACGGGGTCCTTACCAGTAAGATAGGGCTTTTATGCTGCCTGAGAGAGCAACAGCGGATGATCAAAAGGATCAGTAGGAGCTCTAATTCCAAGTAAGAACTCTCACCTCTTTGAACCTTGACCAGAAACACGCCAACAGAAAGTGAGAACACATAAACAAAGAACCAGTTTCTTCCGGATGCATAACAGTACAGGATACAAAGTatatggggttttatttctttcttatcttctagaaaaatcacttttttccccGAAGTATATACATCAGAgagaatttcttctttctctgtgtctggAGTTGTAGGAGTGCCAGGTCCCCCAAAGACAACAGTCATAGTAATTCCTCTGTTTTGGGTACATCGTCCTGCTGGAAAGGCCACAACTTCCTGTGCCATAGACACTGTAAATGTAAGAGAAGCTTATTGCCATTTCTGCTCCTTTATTTTTCACCTACCAAAAAACCAAGTGACAATCCTGTACCACGGTTACCTGCAGCCATCTCAACTAGTTTTCAAAAAACTGAGCATATAAAAAACTGAGCATAAGAAGAATGCCTTAAGGCTAACATATATTCTTGAAAGCTTATGGAATGAGGTAGCTCAGGAAAAACATATACAAACACACAACTGTtcacaagcaggaaaaaaaagccatttcttaAGTTTCTACTTGCAGCCATCCTTTCTGAAAGTAACAGAGGAATGAACATCTTGGATAGGGTTTTCAATTTCTATTTGATTCTCCTGTAGGTTACTGAAGATGGAAGAATTCTTCCCAGAATCTTTTCGCCTGGACTTAACAGATgagagaaatgctttttttgagCTTTACAAAGGTGAATTATCTTAATCATCATGGCAATCAATTTAAATAGCTGTGTGATCCTCTGAAATGTTCATAAAAGTATACACAGTAATAATAATTGATATCTATACGTACGTataaacacacatatatacacacatgttCAAGGGAGCAGTTTTCAGAGCCCACTAGCGGGCACATCGGTGTTTCATACCACACACATTACTATAACAGACTCATTCTtctctctgcagaagaacagatTTGGATCTGCAAACCAAGTTGCTCTAACCAAGGTCGAGGAATCTTCCTGCTTAAAAATCCAGCTGCTGTCAACACCCTTCGAGCCAAGCTCCACAGCACTGAGGAATACCTACTCAATAAGAGGGTGCCATACAAGGCTCCCCAGGCAAGAATAGTGCAAAGGTAGAGACTGAAGCCTGGGAATTCATGTGTGAGTAGTGTGCTTGATTAAGGACACTGGCCTCAGAGAGCTGAATTGTTCCACAGGTATTTAATGTGGTTACACCACATCTCATCAACCTATGAGATTTCATTTTGTGGGAGAGAGGCTATTTCTCTGGTTAGTCTGTCTTGCATCCGCACTTAAGTCATTTCAAGGTAGATCTTTGTCATCAGAGAGATTTGAGTTTACCTTTGTCTGGTAATTTAAGAATGACTTCAAAAGCCCTGATGCTACAGTTCTGTACGTGAGTTCTACACATAAAGCCTTGTGCAAAGCAATTTAAATTAGCTATTATCCCAGCTTCTTATACAAAGCTAGCATTTTACAAATCATACAGCTGCAATACCTGCTCCATGCAACCCAAGAAAGCCTTCCAAGTATCTTCTTAACTCTGCCTCAATGCTGCAGATGTCTAGACCTCAATCAACAGGCAGTGGCTAGCAGTCACTGAAATTTTGGGTTggggttgttttattttttattccttgcATGAATAAATGAACCATGCAAGTTCTTCTTTGTAGAACATATACCCTCTCAGCCATTGCTAGAACATTTTGTAGAGGagtagaacagcagaaaaaggaagagaaaaatacagcagcagaagCCACGAGAACAGTTTCAGCTACTGAACGTTACTTGCTTACTGTTACACAACTCGCTTAACTTCCCTTTGCCTCAGTGTCCCTCCCTCAATTGAGGAATGCATTATAATTAAATCAATTCAGTGCTTTGAGATGAATGAATAGAActttcaaagagaaatgcaaaaaagatgttttcattatttatcCTAGGAGCTGCAGTTCCCAGATGCCTTTGATCCTGCCTTTGGTGTACACAGCTAGGCATACAGGGCACTCTAAACTTCACGGTGCCCACACATGCATGACTTCGCCTGGCATTGTCATGACATGCCAGCAATGACAACGTGATACACTCGTGACAATGCTGTAGCATTGGCATAGCAAAAGCACATTTTGCCATGTAGTGATCACTGCGTGTCCTGGCAAAGTGGTGATACCAATTCCTCACACTGACCCTCTGCCACTTCCCTGACATTCTGCTATCATGGCTTGGCATCTTTATGCTGCAAGAGAACACAGCACACAGCAACCTTTCCAAGAGCTTCCTTAGCCAAAGCAAGCAATAGTCTCTGCTTACGTTCATCCAAACATGTCTTTTCATAACAAAGGAATAGTTGGCCTCATTGAAAAGGGTAAGAGAGATTTGTAAAATGCTAAACTAGAATGATGGTCTTACAGGCTTTCTGAAATAGGCTGGACTGTGTTTATGCAGCAGCCAGTATATGGAGCAAAACAACGACTGCCTGACAAAATCAGACCAAGAGCCTTAGTTAGACCAATATGTGGTCTTTGACATGGAcaagcagcagtgccaggggCAGAAGTGGTTGGGCCCTATCTTAGACCTCATCTTGATTTCTGTTAGTGAGGAATGGCTTATACTCTGAAGAATGAGGCTCCATATTCCTTTGGAAACTGTTGTTATAGCATTGATTGTTTTAACAGCACAGCCTTGTTATTTATGTAGACATCCCGCAATCTTTGATGATAAAGGGAAACAGTTCCCAGATTACACCACTCTGGAATAAAAGCAGTGGTTCTGTATGAAGGGCTCTTTGTGTTCAGACATAAACTGCGTATATTCTCCAGTAAATATTAGTAAATCTTTAATTATCTCCTGCTCCCGACACTCCCACAGCTTCTATTCCTCTtgaaaaaagctgtttctagCATTTCCAGCCTCTCCTCCAGGCATCCTCTGCTGCCACTCCCCTTAAAACCAGTGGtggaaaagggacaaagagGTTCATTAGTTCTGTGGTGAGAAACGAactggctggggggggttgTGTGAGCTTTGAATTGCCATGTATTATGGCTGCCTGTTCATGACGCGTGTTGAAATACTGCTCTCACAGGTATATTCACcagcctctgctcctggaaGGGAAGAAGTTTGATGTCCGGTCTTATCTCCTCATTGCCTGCACAGCACCATACGTGTTATTTTTTGCCCAAGGTTACATCAGGTTGACCTGTGTCAATTATGATGCCGCTTCTGATGATCTGACTGTGCATCTGACCAATCAGGTAAACTAAGGTCACTTAGTTCAGAAGAAGGGGAGGGTGTGGTTGACAGAGATAGGAAGCAAAAAAGACTTTTGAAAGGCTAAAAATAAATGCCTCATGCATGCAAAATCCCTGCAGCCAGG encodes the following:
- the TTLL10 gene encoding inactive polyglycylase TTLL10, producing the protein MAFVPTKGKKNTKSMMQGSNQQQAGSLSADRGGPQSSTSTNSEAELDKAKSNEKRTQGKACPQEKQPEEKIPKVPMGQGPYFYISGSNGAGLVSIYCQSRGWQRIYDNGREDYALKWCEIKCRETYYHFKEGEQLLYQIPNNGVLTSKIGLLCCLREQQRMIKRISRSSNSKLLKMEEFFPESFRLDLTDERNAFFELYKEEQIWICKPSCSNQGRGIFLLKNPAAVNTLRAKLHSTEEYLLNKRVPYKAPQARIVQRYIHQPLLLEGKKFDVRSYLLIACTAPYVLFFAQGYIRLTCVNYDAASDDLTVHLTNQYMQKKNSLYSQLKDETVWRMEHFNSYVNEKFRKTNGLPKDWVFTVFTKRMQQIMLQCFLAAKHKLDCKLGYFDLIGCDFLIDENFKVWLLEMNANPALHTNCKALRDIIPAVVYESLDLVLEVFNKRLKGQGVLPLETLCRFVLLYHEDAAHLGQKQPSKLRTGLRTGQYLRPHTGGTSHFGHSPAKVLENSSKKPGCSRKKVALLPRKNCQQTPNYTTPATLRPSWKNPLNHHRARGFPQVQKT